The DNA region GGGAGATTTTGGATTGGTATCACCTCATCGAGAATTTGGGCAAGGTGGGTGGTTCCCAGCAACGTTTAGCGGTGGTGGAAGCCTGCTTGTGGCAGGGCGATGTCGAGGGAGCGATCATCCAGTTTGAGGATTGGCAACACGAGCGGGTTGCGACTTTCATTGCCTATCTCAACAAGCATCGACAGCGGATTGTCAACTATGGCTATTATCAAGCCGAAGGCATTTCCATTGGTTCTGGTGCAATTGAATCAACGGTCAAACAAGTCGGGCGGCGCGTCAAGATATCGGGGGCGCAGTGGGAAAAGGGTAACGTACCACAGGTGCTGAAGCAACGCTGTGCTTACCTTAATGGGCAATTCTCAAAATGAGTCTTACAAAACTGGGATGCACTCAAACAGTGGGAGTAGGTGAGGGCAAGGATTGTGGAGTTGAAGAGGCGGTAGATGCCAACTTTTCAGCCAGACTTATTAGTCCTACCACAATGCCAACTGATGCAGTAAAGAATCCTATTAAAGCTACCGTTACCTTAAACGATCCCTCAATAACAGTGTTCGCAATTTGAAGTCTGGTCGTGCTCTTGTTGTCATCATTGACTGCCATATCTACCTCGGAAATATTTGTAAGTGGGGGAACCTACCTCTCACCAACTGTAATTACAGTGTGGTAAGCTTTTTTTCCTAAATTGTTTTTCCAAGGTCATGTAACAATTTTGATGGCCGCATTTTATACATCCGATTAACACATTAGAGTGTGTGCTTCCAGAATGGAAAGCGGGTTAGGAGCGTGTCACCTTTTGGGGAGAAAAATGAGCATAGAGATAGGTCTCTTTCTCTATCAGCAGTATGACTCCAGAACAACAACAGGAACTTGAACAACATGTCGCGCGGATCGCTCAAATTCTGCACCAGGACGCACAAGCTCAAGGTCTGCCGATGAGTTCGTTAGCCGAGATTGAAGCGACGGTGAGAGAGCAGATGCAAGTCCATGTGTCGCCACAAATCGGTATTTTTTTATCGACCAGGTCAGTCCCCCGCACGTCGGAGCCTATGAACGAAGCGTAAAGAGTATTTTGGGAGCGTTGAAGTTGACACGAGCGCAAGCACTGGCGCTAGAGGTCAAACCCAGTAGCCAAATCAGTCCATACCTGGAGATGTGCTGCTTACGAGCCAGTGCAAATGCCTCCTACCGGGAGGCGGCAGCAGAAGTCGCAATCATGACTGGCATCAAAGTCAGCCTGAAGACCCAGCAACGCATCGTGCATCGCCAAGACTTTAGCCCTCCAGAGGGCGACAGAGCCGTTGAGGTCAACCAAATGAGTTTGGACGGGGGCAACATTCGCCTAATCACCCCAGCCGGAAAACCGAGCCAATGGCGACAGTACAAAGCCTTGCGGGTGAATGGGGATGGTGTTGGGGTAGCTTATTACCAAGCCAATGACCAACTGTGTCAATGGGTGGAAACCTTAGTGACAGCGACCCTGTTGTATTGTCTAGGGGACGGACATCCGGGAATTTGGGGAGTGTATGCTCAAATGCAGTTGAGTAGCCCACGCCGGGAGATTTTAGACTGGTATCACCTCAAGGAAAACCTATACAAAGTGGGTGGGTCGCTCAAACGCTTGCAGGAGGCAGAAACTCTGTTGTGGCAAGGCAAGGTGAATGAGGTGTTAGCTTTGTTTGATGCGTTGAACAAACCCCAAGCGCATAAATTCTGCGACTATTTGCGGACTCACCAAGACCGGATTCCCAACTATGAATATTACCAGAGCGAAGGCATTCCAATTGGTTCTGGGGATGTCGAGTCATGGGTCAAACAGATTGACCGTCGCACTCAAATTTCCGGTGCTCAATGGAGAGAAGATCATGTTCCTCAAGTGCTGGCTCATCGATGTGCTTATTTGAATGGTCAACTTGCCCCTACTTCCCCCTTTTCTCTCTCAAAAAAGTGACACGCTCCCAAGCGGGTTTGATTTAGAGGGCTGCTTCTTTATTGAACGACTAGCGCTAGGATCAGTAGGAACGATCAGTTGTTAACTCCAAAAGGTGACCTATGTCTCTGACCTTAACTCCCGAAAACGTGGAAACTGTTCTGGACGAAATGCGTCCTTACCTGATGGCCGATGGCGGCAACGTGGAACTTGTTGAGATTGATGGCCCGATCGTTAAACTGCGGCTACAAGGGGCGTGTGGCTCCTGCCCCAGTTCTACCATGACCTTGAGAATGGGCATTGAGCGTCGGCTGCGGGAATTTATCCCCGAAATTGCCGAAGTCGAGCAAGTACTGTAAGTTGGGGTTGAGTTTTAAGTTCCGCATCTGAATTGAACTCAAAACTCAACCCTTAAAACTTAAAACTCAACCCCTACTCATGCCTCATCCCTTATACGTTGCCTTTATCTGGCACCAGCACCAGCCCCTGTATAAAAGTCGGGCTGAGTCTGGAGTGGCTGACGGGCGGTATCGCCTGCCCTGGGTACGTCTGCATGGGACAAAGGATTATCTCGATCTGGTGCTGATTCTGGAGCAATATCCGAAACTGCACCAGACGGTTAATCTGGTACCGTCGTTGATTTTGCAGATCGAAGATTATGTGGCCGGTACTGCCCTCGATCCCTATTTGAAAATTGCCCTGCTGCCCACCGAGCAACTGACGCTGGAACAGAAAGAATTTGCGATCGCCCATTTCTTCGATGGCAATCATCACACGCTCATCGATCCCCATCCCCGCTATGCAGAACTCTACGGGCAGCGGCAGGACAAAGGACACGAGTGGTGTTTAGACCACTGGATAGATCAGGATTACAGTGACCTGGCGGCATGGCATAACCTGTCCTGGATTGATCCCTTATTCTGGGATGACCCTGAAATTGCAGGCTGGTTAAAGCAGGGAAAGGGATTTACTCTGAGCGATCGCCAGCGCATTTACTCGAAGCAACGGGAGATCCTCAGCCGGATTATTCCCCAACACCGCAAGCTGCAGGATGCGGGGCAACTGGAAATCACGACCACGCCCTATACCCATCCCATTCTGCCCCTGTTAGCGGACACAAATTCTGGACGGGTAGCGGTACCGGAGATGACCCTGCCGCGATCGCGCTTCCAGTGGGCGGAAGACATTCCCCGTCACCTGCAAAAAGCCAAGCATTTATATAAGGATCGGTTTGGTCGGATGCCACGGGGATTGTGGCCATCGGAACAGTCGGTCAGTCCGGCGATTTTGCCTTACATTTCGGAACAGGGCTTTCAGTGGATTTGTTCCGATGAAGCCGTGTTGGGCTGGTCTACGAATCACTTCTTCAGTCGGGATGGATCGGGCAATGTCTATGAACCAGAGTTGCTCTACCGTCCCTATCGCCTGGAAACGCCGCACGGGAACCTGGCGATCGTCTTTCGAGATCACCGTCTGTCAGATTTGATTGGCTTTACCTACGGCTCGATGGAAGCAGGACAGGCGGCGCGAGATCTGGTGGGGCATTTAGAGGCGATCGCCCGCTCTCTCAAATCCCGACAAGCGAGTGGCAGCACTGCACTGGAACATCCCTGGCTGGTGACGATCGCCCTGGATGGAGAGAACTGCTGGGAGTTTTATCAACAGGATGGTTTGCCATTTCTGAATACGCTTTACCAAATTCTCAGCGACCACTCGGACATCAAACTGGTGACTGTCTCGGAATTCCTGGATCAATTTCCACCAACGGAGATTATTCCCAGCGCCAAATTGCACAGCGGCTCCTGGGTGGATGGCAGCTTTACCACCTGGATTGGGGATCCGGCTAAAAATCGGGCCTGGGATTTGTTAACAGATGCCCGTCAAATGCTGGCCGACCATCCCGAAGCGACGGAAGAAACCAATCCGGAAGCCTGGGAAGCTCTATTTGCGGCAGAAGGATCGGATTGGTTCTGGTGGTTTGGCGAAGGTCATTCCTCCAATCAGGATGCCATGTTCGATCAACTATTTCGGGAACATCTGGCAGCACTCTACCAGGCACTGAATGAACCTGTGCCGCCAGAAGTGCGGCAACCTGTGGAGGTTCATGCAGGACGCGGCGATCATCCGCCAGAAGGTTTCATTCATCCTTACATTGACGGTCGGGGGGATGAGCAAGATTGGGAACGTGCCGGACGATTTGAGATTGGTGGCGCACGGGGAACGATGCACCGCAGTAGCACGATTCAGCGAGTCTGGTATGGGGTCGATCACCTGAACTTTTACTGCCGCCTGGACTTTAAAGCAGGCACCAAACCGGGAATTGACTGTCCTCCAGAGTTAAACCTGTTTTGGTTCTATCCCGGTCAGACGCTGTACAACAGCTCGATTCCCCTGGTAGAACTGCCGAATGAGCCACCGTTGAATTACGGCTTTCATCATCATCTGGGGATTAATTTACTGACTCAAACGATTTGGTTTCAGCAAGCCGGAGAAAACTTACGCTGGCATTCCCGCGCCAGCCGTGCTCAGGTGGGCCTGGATGCCTGTTTGGAACTGGCTGTACCCTGGGCTGATCTGCAAGCGGAACCGGACTGGTCACTCAAGCTGGTGATGGTACTCTCCGACGGTGGGCGCTATCGCAGTTATTTACCCGAACAGGCGTTGATCCCGTTGGGTGTACCTTAGCTCGTAATCCAGGGTCTGAGGATAAAATCGCGGATTTGTTGGAGTATGCTCGGCTGCGGTGGATTCAATTTATAAGCGATCGGGGTTAATTCCGTCACCTGGCAACTTCGTCATTCCGGCATTCCATCGCTAGAATAGGTCAGAATGCAACGGGGGCTGTCCCCTTGAATTGTGTTCTGAACCTCTGTAATTGTTGCTGGTGGCTAGTTCATGAGTCCAACCCCGCCTACCCGCCCGCCTAAAAGTTTAATCGGTGCTGTCACTCAGGCTGTACAAAGTATTCAGACCCAGACCCAGGTTTTCTTTTCTAAGCTGAAACTGAAACCCGGTGCCAGAGTGCCAGAGCTATGGGTGCAGGACGCTGGAGCGGATCAGGCTGAGATTTTCCCGCTCCTGGGCGATCGCTACGTTCTGGGCCGCAGTTCCAAATCTTGCGATATTGTGATTCGCAATCCCGTCGTCAGTCAGGTGCATCTATCGCTGAATCGGGAAAAGCAGCCACCGGGATTTTTGGGGTATTTCTGGCGATCGCCCTTTGTCATGCAAGACGAAAATTCCACAAACGGGATTTTCCGTGGCAAACGGCGAGTCCGCAAGATGGTATTACGGCATGGAGATGTCTATACCCTGGGACCCCCGGAGCTGGCCGATGCGGTACGGGTGAAATACAACGATCCACCACCACCGTATGTGAAAGCTTTCCGCTACGGGGTGTATGGCATTGGGGGACTTTCCGCTCTGGTCGCAGCCATCACCCTGATGGAATGGCAGAAGGTGCAAGTCACTCCCTTACCTAATTCCGTTCAAGGGCCAGTGATGATCCTGGCGCGGGATGGGGAGACAGTCATCAGTTCGCCGATCGCCCGGACTCATAGCGAGATGAAAAGCTTGCAAGAGTTTTCCTCCTACCTGCCGAAAGCCCTGATTGCCTCAGAAGATTCCCGCTTCTACTGGCACTTTGGAGTTGATCCGGTGGGCGTGTTGCGAGCGATGGTGGCTAATTTTCGGGGCGGGACTATTCGCGAGGGAGCCAGTACCCTGACCCAGCAATTAGCCCGCAGTATTTTTCGCGCCTATGTCGGCACCGAAGACTCTGCTGGCCGAAAATTGCGGGAAGCTGCCGTAGCCCTCAAACTGGAAACCTTTTACAGTAAAGATTTCCTGCTGCTCACCTACCTCAACCGGGTTTATATGGGTAGTGGAGCCTATGGGTTTGAAGATGCAGCCCAGTTCTATTTGAACAAGTCCGCCAAAGATTTAACCCTGTCAGAAGCGGCGATGCTGGTCGGCATTCTTCCGGCTCCGAACCGATTTAATCCAGTGCGGGATTATCAAAAGGCGATGGAACAACGAGATGGTGTGCTGAAACGTATGCTGGAAATGGGGATGATCAGCAGCGAAGCCTATCAGCAGGCACGCCGATCGCGCATTAACATTAACCCCAAAGCCAAAGAAGAACTGGAGAGCATTCGTGCTCCCTACTACCAGGATCAGGTCTATGCCGATTTGGAAAGCCTGCTGGGAGCCGATGTGGCTAAAGAAGGCAATTTCATTGTAGAAACGGGACTGGATCCAGCCATGCAGGCGGAAGCAGAAGCGTCTCTTCGCAACGCTGTCAGTTCCGTGGGGGTTAATGCTGGTTTCTCCCAGGGAGCGATCGTCACCCTGGATGCCAAAACGGGGGAAGTACTGGCCTTGGTGGGGGGCGTGGATTACAAACAGAGCCAATTTAATCGGGCCACCCAGGCTTACCGACAACCTGGCTCCACCTTCAAAATCTTTGCCTACACCACCGCTCTGCAAGAAGGGATTTCACCGGGCACGGCCTTCTCCTGTGCTCCCCTGAACTGGGAAGGACAGTATTTTGAAGGTTGTCGATCGGGTGGGGGTAGTTTGGATATGTACTCCGCAATCGCGCAATCAGAAAACGCTGTCGCCCTCCGCGTCGCCCAAGAAGTCGGGTTAGATCGGGTTGCTCAAACCGCCAAACGCATGGGGATTCAGTCTGACCTGAAGGCCGTACCAGGTTTGGTCCTGGGGCAAAGTGAGACTACAGTACTGGAAATGACGGGAGCCTTTGGGGTACTGGCCGATGGCGGCATTCGCAATTATCCCCGCACCATTCGTCGCATTCTGGATGCCGGAGATTGTCAGGATCGCAAGAACTTTAA from Leptodesmis sichuanensis A121 includes:
- a CDS encoding ISKra4 family transposase (programmed frameshift), with protein sequence MTPEQQQELEQHVARIAQILHQDAQAQGLPMSSLAEIEATVREQMQVHVSPQIGNFFIDQVSPPHVGAYERSVKSILGALKLTRAQALALEVKPSSQISPYLEMCCLRASANASYREAAAEVAIMTGIKVSLKTQQRIVHRQDFSPPEGDRAVEVNQMSLDGGNIRLITPAGKPSQWRQYKALRVNGDGVGVAYYQANDQLCQWVETLVTATLLYCLGDGHPGIWGVYAQMQLSSPRREILDWYHLKENLYKVGGSLKRLQEAETLLWQGKVNEVLALFDALNKPQAHKFCDYLRTHQDRIPNYEYYQSEGIPIGSGDVESWVKQIDRRTQISGAQWREDHVPQVLAHRCAYLNGQLAPTSPFSLSKK
- a CDS encoding NifU family protein, with product MSLTLTPENVETVLDEMRPYLMADGGNVELVEIDGPIVKLRLQGACGSCPSSTMTLRMGIERRLREFIPEIAEVEQVL
- a CDS encoding glycoside hydrolase, which translates into the protein MPHPLYVAFIWHQHQPLYKSRAESGVADGRYRLPWVRLHGTKDYLDLVLILEQYPKLHQTVNLVPSLILQIEDYVAGTALDPYLKIALLPTEQLTLEQKEFAIAHFFDGNHHTLIDPHPRYAELYGQRQDKGHEWCLDHWIDQDYSDLAAWHNLSWIDPLFWDDPEIAGWLKQGKGFTLSDRQRIYSKQREILSRIIPQHRKLQDAGQLEITTTPYTHPILPLLADTNSGRVAVPEMTLPRSRFQWAEDIPRHLQKAKHLYKDRFGRMPRGLWPSEQSVSPAILPYISEQGFQWICSDEAVLGWSTNHFFSRDGSGNVYEPELLYRPYRLETPHGNLAIVFRDHRLSDLIGFTYGSMEAGQAARDLVGHLEAIARSLKSRQASGSTALEHPWLVTIALDGENCWEFYQQDGLPFLNTLYQILSDHSDIKLVTVSEFLDQFPPTEIIPSAKLHSGSWVDGSFTTWIGDPAKNRAWDLLTDARQMLADHPEATEETNPEAWEALFAAEGSDWFWWFGEGHSSNQDAMFDQLFREHLAALYQALNEPVPPEVRQPVEVHAGRGDHPPEGFIHPYIDGRGDEQDWERAGRFEIGGARGTMHRSSTIQRVWYGVDHLNFYCRLDFKAGTKPGIDCPPELNLFWFYPGQTLYNSSIPLVELPNEPPLNYGFHHHLGINLLTQTIWFQQAGENLRWHSRASRAQVGLDACLELAVPWADLQAEPDWSLKLVMVLSDGGRYRSYLPEQALIPLGVP
- a CDS encoding PBP1A family penicillin-binding protein, which gives rise to MSPTPPTRPPKSLIGAVTQAVQSIQTQTQVFFSKLKLKPGARVPELWVQDAGADQAEIFPLLGDRYVLGRSSKSCDIVIRNPVVSQVHLSLNREKQPPGFLGYFWRSPFVMQDENSTNGIFRGKRRVRKMVLRHGDVYTLGPPELADAVRVKYNDPPPPYVKAFRYGVYGIGGLSALVAAITLMEWQKVQVTPLPNSVQGPVMILARDGETVISSPIARTHSEMKSLQEFSSYLPKALIASEDSRFYWHFGVDPVGVLRAMVANFRGGTIREGASTLTQQLARSIFRAYVGTEDSAGRKLREAAVALKLETFYSKDFLLLTYLNRVYMGSGAYGFEDAAQFYLNKSAKDLTLSEAAMLVGILPAPNRFNPVRDYQKAMEQRDGVLKRMLEMGMISSEAYQQARRSRININPKAKEELESIRAPYYQDQVYADLESLLGADVAKEGNFIVETGLDPAMQAEAEASLRNAVSSVGVNAGFSQGAIVTLDAKTGEVLALVGGVDYKQSQFNRATQAYRQPGSTFKIFAYTTALQEGISPGTAFSCAPLNWEGQYFEGCRSGGGSLDMYSAIAQSENAVALRVAQEVGLDRVAQTAKRMGIQSDLKAVPGLVLGQSETTVLEMTGAFGVLADGGIRNYPRTIRRILDAGDCQDRKNFKTCRVIYSIDQDTEQKQPVIKPEIANTMTDLLRGVVTGGTGRSAAIGMGEVGKTGTTNDNVDLWFIGYIPGQALVTGIWLGNDNNTPTSGSSAQAAQLWGNYMSRIVN